In Aureibaculum algae, the following are encoded in one genomic region:
- a CDS encoding DKNYY domain-containing protein, which produces MNVGYLSRLFPLLTFLMLLGCPDVDSFNFLEREITTNNDQTSALDTTYSRNDNIAKDEDTNIISRDQKIKNILTELDSINASFQWKLIKDNLYINKKGQLGLQIDYATEVGNTKYYISNFTDNDQSLNKVIDTASFIHLGSTFYKDKNNIYHYFDMAYGGRFTVYNSKDYATFHVIGDHYAKDKHHIYGERAGVLKNVDYKTFTSEIGAGPYAKDKFGYYFWDELIMTHEEFYKKYKLKSTTLKAFSKIIQN; this is translated from the coding sequence ATGAACGTTGGATATTTATCGAGACTCTTTCCATTACTCACCTTTTTAATGCTATTAGGGTGTCCAGATGTTGACAGCTTTAATTTCTTAGAAAGAGAAATTACAACAAATAATGATCAAACTAGTGCCTTAGATACAACATATTCTAGAAATGATAATATTGCAAAAGATGAAGATACCAATATCATTTCAAGAGATCAAAAAATCAAAAATATACTAACTGAATTAGACAGTATAAACGCCTCCTTTCAATGGAAACTTATTAAAGACAATCTTTATATTAATAAAAAAGGGCAATTAGGTCTTCAAATAGATTATGCTACCGAAGTAGGCAATACTAAATACTATATTTCAAATTTCACTGACAACGACCAAAGTTTAAATAAAGTAATAGACACCGCTTCTTTTATACATTTAGGCAGTACATTTTATAAAGACAAAAACAATATTTATCATTATTTTGATATGGCCTATGGAGGTAGGTTTACTGTTTACAATTCAAAAGACTATGCTACTTTTCATGTCATAGGCGATCATTATGCAAAAGACAAACATCATATATACGGAGAGCGAGCAGGAGTCCTAAAAAATGTAGATTACAAAACTTTCACTTCAGAAATAGGTGCTGGACCTTATGCAAAAGATAAATTTGGTTACTACTTCTGGGATGAATTAATAATGACCCATGAGGAGTTTTATAAAAAATACAAGCTAAAGTCTACAACATTAAAAGCATTCTCTAAAATAATTCAAAATTAA
- a CDS encoding WG repeat-containing protein, translated as MKKLFFILPVLLIVVGCSKSQPIDNEELDHFISKLDDKSLEEIKEEMNSNVKQFESFSKFFESTFSNDIEIINKEDEKYEEEFKIDTSGFGKALHQFNDVVFVQTYEDYESQLEFSKNNSDSSKPMNLGEGVSQIFIPNKIYYHDGEVRTDSISNYDVDFTFDESWGKTKPIDSIDITYKVTYVKDYDVVEISVDNPTASYNGGEISLVKAEGNYIYFTMSDTLPAPVRIQGYNKEGKVLDRSGYSNNGVAPGEMESVFTEMLSYLKKLQEKLNDDDFENTAEFQEYLKDNLSNLEFFNDNDGIFHRQYYYHGNVKSLKLYFEKDSENREIIFTARNYKPFKDSDDLIAMETEDATVLLNNKGEQVITLNGFDGLENIGGNFYEDYNHFYYLNRTEKQLDTLLVYDIKALSNGLIGILPEQENEHYTLVTSNNIPIGSNSYWLLQEVGNIVFGITIDDKHFILDENANAMLLPGVTKVYDKQSDDRIMVSNTDRKIGFMNSKGKLVIPFKYDDAKDFEDGLTAVKFNGTYKLIDVNAKVLVDTEEDYINFFGEDDNKKRIYKFDYGKKSYNYKGELIEK; from the coding sequence ATGAAAAAATTATTTTTTATACTACCAGTACTATTAATTGTGGTTGGTTGTTCTAAATCACAACCTATAGACAATGAAGAACTAGATCATTTTATATCAAAACTTGACGATAAATCATTGGAAGAGATTAAAGAAGAAATGAATAGCAATGTCAAACAATTTGAATCTTTTTCAAAATTCTTTGAAAGTACATTTTCCAATGATATAGAAATAATTAATAAGGAAGATGAAAAATATGAAGAAGAATTTAAAATAGATACCTCAGGTTTTGGAAAAGCTCTTCACCAATTTAATGATGTTGTTTTTGTGCAAACTTATGAAGATTATGAAAGCCAGTTAGAATTTTCAAAAAACAACTCAGATTCTTCTAAACCAATGAACCTAGGAGAAGGTGTGTCTCAAATATTTATACCAAATAAAATCTACTATCATGATGGCGAGGTACGCACGGATAGTATATCAAACTATGACGTAGATTTTACTTTTGATGAAAGCTGGGGAAAAACAAAACCAATTGATAGTATTGATATTACTTATAAAGTAACTTATGTAAAAGATTATGATGTTGTTGAAATCTCTGTAGACAATCCAACTGCCAGTTATAACGGTGGAGAAATTAGCTTGGTTAAAGCAGAGGGTAATTATATTTATTTTACAATGAGCGATACACTTCCGGCACCTGTTAGAATACAAGGTTATAACAAAGAAGGTAAGGTTTTAGATAGAAGTGGTTATTCTAACAATGGCGTGGCTCCCGGTGAAATGGAAAGTGTATTTACTGAAATGTTAAGCTACTTAAAAAAGTTACAAGAAAAATTAAACGATGATGACTTTGAAAATACGGCTGAATTTCAAGAATATTTGAAAGACAACTTATCCAACTTAGAATTCTTTAATGACAATGATGGCATTTTTCACAGACAGTACTATTATCATGGAAATGTAAAATCCTTAAAGTTATATTTCGAAAAAGATTCTGAAAATAGGGAAATTATATTCACTGCACGAAACTATAAGCCTTTTAAAGACAGTGATGATTTAATTGCAATGGAAACTGAAGATGCAACTGTACTTTTAAATAACAAAGGTGAACAAGTAATTACATTAAATGGATTTGATGGTTTAGAAAATATAGGTGGTAATTTTTATGAAGATTATAATCATTTTTATTATTTAAACAGGACTGAAAAACAATTAGACACATTATTAGTTTATGATATAAAAGCTCTGAGCAATGGTCTTATTGGGATACTACCAGAACAAGAAAACGAACATTATACACTTGTTACTTCCAACAACATACCAATTGGATCTAATTCATATTGGCTTCTTCAAGAAGTTGGAAATATAGTATTTGGAATTACTATTGATGATAAACATTTCATATTAGATGAGAATGCTAATGCAATGCTATTACCAGGTGTTACTAAAGTTTATGATAAACAATCTGATGATAGAATAATGGTTAGCAATACTGACAGGAAAATAGGATTTATGAATAGTAAAGGTAAACTAGTAATTCCATTTAAATATGATGATGCCAAAGATTTTGAAGATGGATTAACAGCAGTAAAATTTAATGGTACCTATAAACTGATTGATGTAAATGCGAAAGTATTAGTAGATACAGAAGAAGATTATATCAATTTTTTTGGTGAAGATGATAACAAAAAGAGAATCTATAAATTTGATTATGGTAAAAAAAGCTATAATTATAAAGGAGAGTTGATTGAAAAATAA